In the genome of Arabidopsis thaliana chromosome 4, partial sequence, the window TTTACACGGataaaaatcgaataaaatCGAATAAGTACAGAAATAGTTAAGATTCGTTCAAGATACtgtttctttaagaaaaaacaaattataacgTTAGGCTACAATATTAAAAGCATATTAGCATGTAGAAAAGATGTATAAAACCATCAAGAGTTAATATGTAGCACCGTGGACcataatattaattagtttataagtttttttcttgaattgcAAACGTCTTGTATATCACTAATTTACTATACATATTGTCATAATGTTGAACTCCAGGACAGAAAACATAAGACAAACGCatcattttcaattaaaaatagtGGCAACAGGCTTATAAAGATACAAAGATGGTGTTTtgataagagaaagaaaaattatgagGTTCGTatcatttctaatttttaatttttaagagCTGCCGAGATTATTGATCAGATTAGCTAATGTCTAAATTTGACGGTAGAGAGTTTACCACGTCAACTACACAAGAGGACCTTTGGATCCGGAAAGAGGTTTCGTTAGTCTGGGTCTCAAGTTTCTCAACCATAGACTTATATGCTAATCCAGTGAACCCATGATTATGAAAACCTAttaaaattttcctttttagaaTTTAGAGCCAAAGATGCGTCTGAAAGTTACActcaaagagaaagattttgtGAGGACGTAGTTCCCTGCGTTTTCTTAAGGCTGAGGTTAAGTACTGGGATTTTTAAGAGATTGTGAAGTCTACATCATCAGTCGAGAGACACTGCAATCTCATCGTCATCATTGCACAACAGGTGGCCAAGTGGATGTGTAGGCACCAAATTGACCCAGTAAACCTTTCGGTCTGGTCTAGTAGCAGATTTTGAAATCTCAAACCCGGTTTGTGTCGGTTAAGGAGTAGTAAAGCAAAAGAGAGTTTGTGatgtcaaaataaaacacatacACATAGTTCACTTAAAAGTTTCTGCAAGAGACAGATCCGATATTCCAGATATCAGATCATCGATATTGCTCTTCTCTGATACAACTTGATCATCATTCAGTGGCTGTGGAAGGGGCTGGACAGTGGAAGACTCATCGAGGGCCTTCTTCAGCTGCAGCACCAACCCATCTTCCTCATCATTGTCCCCCACAACCTCTAGATCCCACACTTTGAAAATCTCTTGTGAAGTTACTTTGACAGGATCCTCTGTAACATTACAATCCTCAGCATTGTCTTCAACGTATGTGCTCATGAAATCATCCTTGAATACTTGAGACGATACTGACGctggtttttcttctttagccTCTCCATTGCTCACTGACCCATCTTCTTCTATACTTTCAACACCTCCAAGATCTGTCTTAGAACCGTCCGCTGGTTCACGGTTTCCATTCTCTGCTATAGACTctggaaaataataatcttcTAAGCAATTCTTTGACGGGTCTGATTCAAAAGTTAGCATAGAGATAATCTCGCTAACTTCTTCATTCGATGAATTAGTTCTACTGTTCGCTGAACCAGCTGCTGGTTCAGATCTCCGTAGATCAATAGTCTCGGATTCAGTCATAACCTCGTCTGGAGACAGGACACCTCTTGTTCCCGTTGTtgatgaaaaaacaaacatctcGGGATGGATATCGATGATTTCTGTTAAAGCATCTCTAAAAGTTCCCCAATTATTGTTGTCTGAATCATCTAGAAAACTGATGATGCAAGAATCAGCCCAAGCTACACATTCAGGAGAAAGATCTTCCTCGTTTCTCACTGAAAGAGAAACCTCTGCTGCGTCTTCTCGTTCAGCCATGGCTACAACAAAGCAGAGATTTGAAGTTATGATAGATGTTAGAGAACTCAGGGATAACATATACAAGACATCCCGGGATGGATAAAAATACCAGATTGATACTAAATACACTAATTTCAATCActaattataacaaaactaGGGTTACATGGATGTGAATTGGATTTAGAagcatcaacaacaaaagtgAAATACCTTCGAATGCACAAGAATCACagaataaacatatataacgAATCGAATCAAAGAGTATAAACGTCAAATACGTAAGCAGGAAAACGAAAATTCTTCTGAGCACACCTAAATCCATGACTAAGTCCAATGGATTACTGGGTACTTCAATTCAATTAACCAATTAAGGAAATGACTAACCTTTATCCACACGAGAATCCCccaaaaaaccctaattttcagaagaagaagaaaaactaattttgaaaTCTCTGAGAAACTGAAGAGTAAACGACGTTAAATTGTTTGGAATTTTGGATAAACTTGTACGATGCCGTTTTTGTGgtgacttgttttttgttttgttttgttattaatagcccaaatatttttagatttacaGAAAAGCCTCATACTTTTTATTGGCCCAATGTGATCCCAAATTGTGTGACAGTAGACATTAATGTATTTGTCCTTCTGCATTTTATTTCATCAACACACAGTCAAAATTCAACATATGGTTGGTCTTAAAGAAAGCTTAAACATCGACAAAAGTTGCATTATACCccaatttgtttaaaataaaaagagtcTTATTATATATCCGTTAAtactttttttagtttttctttcattatatGAATCAAGTGATACAAAAATACTCACTTTTAGATTCTGTTcgttttgcacaaaaaaaaaaagattctgtTCGTTGTTTAATACAACTTACTTTCTTCTGTCAAATCTTAAAAGGCAGAATCGTCTCAAACCGGGTTGGCCTTAAAATAAGCCAAGAGACCAACAAAAGGTGCATTGATGTAGGTCGTCGGCTCAGTCTCACTTGCATTTGTCCGACCTCCAACGAATTTGTCATCTATGTTTGGTCCTCCGATCACTGCACCTACTAAAACGTTGGGGTCTGGATTTGGTGACGAGAAACTGTTCCATCCTTCTGAGCATTTGACCGGGGTAGGATGAGTAGTGATAGACGGTGAGGATGCACCGCGGTGATGGATTTGTCGTGGATATCGGTTACCGTACCCGATCATGTATGACATTTTCATCGGATTATCTCCCAAAATGTAATCCACCTATATGAAATCATTATTACCATATAACCGATCAAGTTAGTTAAGTAGTAGACCACTAATTTGTAAAATGATAACTCATGAACTTTCTCAAAACCAACTATATTTGCTATGCGTTGTGTTAAATACCTGTCGTTTGGCCAAGCGACGGAGAGAATCCGGCTGGAACTTGAGACTACCACAGTGGAGTTGTTGAGAGGATTTGGAGAGGTTGTTGAGAGGATTTGGAGAGGTAATTGGCGTAAGTGAGAAGGAGAAAAGACAATGCGACGGTGTTTTGGAGCTGGCTGCTTCCGGGTTTGTAAAGAAGACCACCGGGAGAGTAACTCATATGTGCACCAGGAGTTTCCAGAAAAAACGAACACATCAATTTTTCCGCTGTATCCTTATACGGTGCAATCGCAGCAACATTCTTCTCAAATACTTCCTATATCAACAACAAGCAGCTCAAACGGTTTAGAATTAAACGAGTTTGTTCTCGACCGGTATACCagaatatatacatttttctatttaagaAGAATAATATATGCATGGTCAAGTTATACTACTTGTATGTTCAGTATAAAATGAGTTACGATCATGAGTTTTATTGTATTATGAATATAATTTCgtcattttaaaaatcaaagagaattGGATCAAACCTTGGCAACGAGGACATTGACGCCCCCAACTTTGTTATCCCATCCAAACTCGAAGTAATTGGAATCTGACCCAAAAGATTGACGATTCTCCACTAAGTATTTAATGTAAGAATCTTTACCGGTCGCTCTTCTCAGCCATGCAGCTCCCCATAATAATTCATCCTATATGAAACAACATGATTATTTATATGGAACTAAAAACATTAATCTAGACCGATATCTAATTTTACATAAGATATTCAAGAAATCATAGAGAGATTACCTCATATCCGTTTACACTACAATAAAATGGGCAGACAGCTAGTTTAGTCTCAGGATTATTGGTGTAAGAACCTCGATGTGAATCTGCGTACTCAAAAGTTCTTAAAGCATTATCGAGCAATAGTTTAGAATATCTAGGATCAAATCGTTTGAATGCGATTGAGGCGGCTGCCAACGCAGCTGCGATTTCTCCAGCTAAATCAGAGGCTGGTTTCGGTGCTTCCAGTGCGTAAGCGGTCCGTGGTGTGTCCATGTCCTCTGGTCTCTCCCAACACTGATGATCCGGTGTTGGTTCACCTACCtaaatatcattatttaaGATTATAAATCAAATTCTCAATATATATGCATCAGTTTAACTCTTATGAATATTATAGCCTCGTTAAATAAATTAGTTAATTACTAAcaagtaaaaacaaacaaaaaataagtaacaatattgagatgaaaaaaaaaaacaagataataatTGTTTGTGATATGAACAAATACATTACGAATCTAAGATCTGAAGTAAAATTTGTGAGAACTAGATGTATGTGTAAAAGACACACAAATACAATCGTTGTTAACTATCCTAAGCTATACATACATGTATAATAAAAGACAAGAGCTTATTGACGTATAGTCACCGTACTTGGACGAAGATGCGATTAGGGAGTTGGGAAACGGTCTTGAGGAGATAATTGCTGCCCCACCGGAGAGCGACGAGATTGTCCCGGAGATCAGCCGGAGACATGTAACTTCCGAAGTCGATAGCGCTCCACGCAAGCATCGTAGTCGTAAAAGCCATCGGAAAATGGAATTTAATGTTGTCTCCGGCGTCGTAGTAACCACCAACGAGGTCGACATTGAGGTTCTTGCCATCGTTGAGTGCGGAGTTGTGGCGCCACGTCATCCTCTGTTCTCTTGGGAGATATCCAGATCGTTGACCTTCGAAGAAGAGGATTGACTTTGTGAGAGCATCGGAGTAGTCGTGAGAAATCGTCGTTGGTAGGAGGATGAGGAGGATAACTATAAACGAGCAAACCAATGGcttcattgttttctcttttagggtttatgagaGATGACTAAATAAGAcgatgcatatatataaacttttattcgatttttttctatGGAAACTTTCCCGCATGTTTTAACTccttgtatatttttatatctaaacTTTCCTCACCATGATTTATCACAATCAAGAACTTTTTGTTCTCTGttaaatcgttttttttgtcCTAGTTTAAATGGATATATTGgcgagtttttcttttccaaatttgaTCTATAGATAAAGAGGATATGTAAacttggcaaaaaaaaaaacgaatgaaAGCGATAAAAATATTATCGAGTCTTATAAAACATCATCTAAATTACCACAAATAAAACCATATCTgcaataaataattttctgtttgaatataaatacatattattttattttttaaaaatacatattataattataatatgtattcttttaatttttattaattatataaatacttTAAGACATAAAGATAAACAACggtaaaacaaaagaaatttgtatCATGAAAACGTAAATTGCATAAGAataaatcattataaaaattttTTATCTACCTTGCCATTGTTTATACGGTATAAATTAtacctaaaaaaaataagtaagtACCATTAAGAATATTACTAAAAGGTTTAAAGATGTGTTTTCCTTTACTTGAAGAATTTCccatacataaatatatatctcttGATGCGTACTTTTACCTCAATCAATATATgtacattttcatttatttatttttacaaatctgggaaagaaattgaaatcaagAGAAGTTGGGGTTGCTTTTGAAGTACGCAAAGACACCAACAAAAGGTGCATTGATGTAGGTTGTGGGCTCAGTCTCACTAGCATTTGTCCGACCTCCAATAAATCTATCATCTACGTCAGGCCCGCCAATCACCGCACCTATAAGAATGTTGGGGTTTGGATTGGGTGATGAGAAAATATTCCATCCTGCTATGCACCCAAAGGCAGCCGGATGAACGGTAACAGACGGTATAGACGAGCCACGGTGGTGGATCAGTCCCGGGTACCGCTCGCCGTACCCAATCATGTATGACAACTTCATTGGATTATCTCCCAAAACGTAGTCTacctacaaaaaataaaacacaaatatttttttcttagactAACGAACACAAGAattatggaagaaaaaaatgatcttATGATTCTAATATATACCTGTCGTTTGACTATGCGGCGAAGAGAATCCGGTTGAAACTTGAGGTTACCGCAATTGAGCTGTTGAGAAGATGTAGAGAGGTAATCTGCGTAGGTAAGGAGAAGGAAAGATAGTGCGGCCGTGTTCTGGAGCTGAGTGCTTCCAGGTTTGTAAATGAGACCGCCGGGAGTGTAAGACATATGTGGACCATTGGTTTCCGGCAAAAATGAACACATCATTTTCTCCGCGGTATCTTTATATGCGGCTATCGCGGTCACATTATTCTGAAGTACTTCCTGTTTAACCAAAATGATTAACGGTCACacttatcatatatatatacatcagtTTGATTTTGGAAATTGGACCAAACCTTGGCAACGAGAACATTAACACCCCCAACTTTGTTGTCCCAGCCAAACTCAAAGTAATTGGAACTTTCACCGAAAGCTTGACCATTGTCCACTAAGTATCTCAGATAAGAATCTTCGCCGGTTGCTCGTCTCAACCACGCAGCTCCCCATAGCAACTCGtcctatatatatgaaagaacATGATGATTATATGAAATTAAACCCAATTAATTTTCATTGTACAATATTCGAGATATGTTCAAGATGTACCTTATATCCATTAACACTACAGTAAAACGGGCAAACGGCTTGCTTGATTCCCGGATTATCGGTGTAAGAACCTCGATGTGAATCTGCGTACTGAAACGTTTGTACGGCTTTATTGAGTAATATTGCGGAATACTTAGGATTTGCTTGTTTGAATGCAATTGAAGCGGCTGCTAAAGCTGCTGCGATTTCTCCCGCTAAATCGGAGGCTGGATATGGTGCATCTAAGGCGAAAGCGGTTCGTGGCGTGTCCATATCTTCCGGTCTTTCCCAACAATCGTGGTCCGGTTGTACTTCACCGACCTATACAATATTAATCTTGTGTTGTTGGTGTGtacataataaaaagatattctTAATATTTTCCATTAAAAATCGTGGTCTCGTAAAAAGAATaattacagaagaagaaactaatcAACACATATTGTTATCTTGTCAGGGAAGATATCCAATTTGATTCCTGTCCTATTATGACAAAATTGGTGAAACAAATTCTTGATACCGGTATGTATTAGtgaatatacaaaatatatatatatatatatatatattatactataACTATTGTGTCCATAGATGGTGAAAACCAAATGCACGATTACACTAAAACGACGATGGGTTAAGAGTTAAGACGTACGTGGACGAAAATGCGATTAGGGAGTTGTGAAACGGTCTTAAGGAGATAATCAGTGGCCCACTTGACGGCTACGAGATTATGTCTGAAATCATGCTGAGACATATAGCGTCCGAAGTCAACAGAACTCCAAGCAAGCATCGTGGCCGTAAAAGCCATCGGAAAATGAAACTTAACGTTGTCCCCGGCGTCGTAGTAACCACCAACGAGGTCggttttgaggttttttcCGTCGTTGAGTGCAGAGTTTCTACGCCACGCCATcctttgttgttttggaaGACGACCAGAGCGTTGACCTTCGAAAAAGAGGATTGACTTTCTAAGAGCATCGGAATAGTCGTGAGGGATCGCCGTTGGTAGAAGCAGAAGTAGAAGTATGAAAACGGTTACAAGGTAAATCGAAGCTTTCATTTTCCTAAAAATTATTAGGACTTGGTGAGATTTCGTTGTTTTGATATGTAGTTTTGGGGGCTTTAGGGTTCATATTTATAGGCACATAATATATGCTACAACTTCTGGTTCACGTACGTAGTTTGGGTCATTTGGTAAGTAATCAATACGTTTTGGTTTGGTAAGAATCCATGcatgtttatcaaaaaaaaaaaaaaaaattagatagaAACAAGTAAACTAGATAATGATTTCGCTTCAATGACTCAAAGGTTTATTCACAGTACtttatctattatttttacaCCTCGAATTTTCTTAtactgttttaagaaaaatattcctgacaattaaatttaaatcaatatctTTGAGTGTATTCTCcttaattgaatttaaattttatttatttttgtctaattcatatatattttaagacaAGAATATTCAATCCTATAATTAATCGTTTTTAGTTTTGCTAGATTTGAATACCAGCTgtggtaagaaaaaaactatatcaCATCTTTTGCTaactttatatgtttatatatatatatatagaagttCTATGTATGTTGATATTCTGAAAAGAGGTgcaatgagaaacaaaatattaaaatttgatgacTCATATATCATTAgctaattaatattaattattattaattattaatatgtgAGAGAAAGATGTATAGGAGAATGAAATCtgaatgtttttgttgcaTTGGGTAAGGTACAGATTTTTTCCCGGCCGGGATGCCTCTTCTTTATTATAGATGGATTATAATTGgcttaatttattttcaggATATAATTAAGATGTAAATATCAACAAATAATCTTCTTGAAACTAAAGTAAtttgatttcacattttcatcTCTTGTTTCGCCAGAATAAATTTCAGGCAAACCAATATTTCATACAGAACTGATCAGTAAATcgaatttaagaagaaaaagtactAGAAAcgtgattaaaaaaaaaaatggtaagaaaaattaat includes:
- a CDS encoding uncharacterized protein (unknown protein; Has 44 Blast hits to 44 proteins in 19 species: Archae - 0; Bacteria - 2; Metazoa - 2; Fungi - 8; Plants - 24; Viruses - 0; Other Eukaryotes - 8 (source: NCBI BLink).), whose translation is MAEREDAAEVSLSVRNEEDLSPECVAWADSCIISFLDDSDNNNWGTFRDALTEIIDIHPEMFVFSSTTGTRGVLSPDEVMTESETIDLRRSEPAAGSANSRTNSSNEEVSEIISMLTFESDPSKNCLEDYYFPESIAENGNREPADGSKTDLGGVESIEEDGSVSNGEAKEEKPASVSSQVFKDDFMSTYVEDNAEDCNVTEDPVKVTSQEIFKVWDLEVVGDNDEEDGLVLQLKKALDESSTVQPLPQPLNDDQVVSEKSNIDDLISGISDLSLAETFK
- the GH9B16 gene encoding glycosyl hydrolase 9B16: MKPLVCSFIVILLILLPTTISHDYSDALTKSILFFEGQRSGYLPREQRMTWRHNSALNDGKNLNVDLVGGYYDAGDNIKFHFPMAFTTTMLAWSAIDFGSYMSPADLRDNLVALRWGSNYLLKTVSQLPNRIFVQVGEPTPDHQCWERPEDMDTPRTAYALEAPKPASDLAGEIAAALAAASIAFKRFDPRYSKLLLDNALRTFEYADSHRGSYTNNPETKLAVCPFYCSVNGYEDELLWGAAWLRRATGKDSYIKYLVENRQSFGSDSNYFEFGWDNKVGGVNVLVAKEVFEKNVAAIAPYKDTAEKLMCSFFLETPGAHMSYSPGGLLYKPGSSQLQNTVALSFLLLTYANYLSKSSQQPLQILSTTPLWYLTQRIANIVGFEKVDYILGDNPMKMSYMIGYGNRYPRQIHHRGASSPSITTHPTPVKCSEGWNSFSSPNPDPNVLVGAVIGGPNIDDKFVGGRTNASETEPTTYINAPFVGLLAYFKANPV
- the GH9B16 gene encoding glycosyl hydrolase 9B16 (glycosyl hydrolase 9B16 (GH9B16); FUNCTIONS IN: hydrolase activity, hydrolyzing O-glycosyl compounds, catalytic activity; INVOLVED IN: carbohydrate metabolic process; LOCATED IN: endomembrane system; CONTAINS InterPro DOMAIN/s: Six-hairpin glycosidase (InterPro:IPR012341), Six-hairpin glycosidase-like (InterPro:IPR008928), Glycoside hydrolase, family 9 (InterPro:IPR001701); BEST Arabidopsis thaliana protein match is: glycosyl hydrolase 9B17 (TAIR:AT4G39000.1); Has 1522 Blast hits to 1511 proteins in 198 species: Archae - 2; Bacteria - 400; Metazoa - 176; Fungi - 17; Plants - 897; Viruses - 0; Other Eukaryotes - 30 (source: NCBI BLink).); this encodes MKPLVCSFIVILLILLPTTISHDYSDALTKSILFFEGQRSGYLPREQRMTWRHNSALNDGKNLNVDLVGGYYDAGDNIKFHFPMAFTTTMLAWSAIDFGSYMSPADLRDNLVALRWGSNYLLKTVSQLPNRIFVQVGEPTPDHQCWERPEDMDTPRTAYALEAPKPASDLAGEIAAALAAASIAFKRFDPRYSKLLLDNALRTFDVNGYEDELLWGAAWLRRATGKDSYIKYLVENRQSFGSDSNYFEFGWDNKVGGVNVLVAKEVFEKNVAAIAPYKDTAEKLMCSFFLETPGAHMSYSPGGLLYKPGSSQLQNTVALSFLLLTYANYLSKSSQQPLQILSTTPLW
- the GH9B17 gene encoding glycosyl hydrolase 9B17 (glycosyl hydrolase 9B17 (GH9B17); FUNCTIONS IN: hydrolase activity, hydrolyzing O-glycosyl compounds, catalytic activity; INVOLVED IN: carbohydrate metabolic process; LOCATED IN: endomembrane system; EXPRESSED IN: petal, flower; EXPRESSED DURING: 4 anthesis, petal differentiation and expansion stage; CONTAINS InterPro DOMAIN/s: Six-hairpin glycosidase (InterPro:IPR012341), Six-hairpin glycosidase-like (InterPro:IPR008928), Glycoside hydrolase, family 9 (InterPro:IPR001701); BEST Arabidopsis thaliana protein match is: glycosyl hydrolase 9B18 (TAIR:AT4G39010.1); Has 1741 Blast hits to 1731 proteins in 246 species: Archae - 2; Bacteria - 582; Metazoa - 188; Fungi - 17; Plants - 915; Viruses - 0; Other Eukaryotes - 37 (source: NCBI BLink).), with the translated sequence MKASIYLVTVFILLLLLLPTAIPHDYSDALRKSILFFEGQRSGRLPKQQRMAWRRNSALNDGKNLKTDLVGGYYDAGDNVKFHFPMAFTATMLAWSSVDFGRYMSQHDFRHNLVAVKWATDYLLKTVSQLPNRIFVHVGEVQPDHDCWERPEDMDTPRTAFALDAPYPASDLAGEIAAALAAASIAFKQANPKYSAILLNKAVQTFQYADSHRGSYTDNPGIKQAVCPFYCSVNGYKDELLWGAAWLRRATGEDSYLRYLVDNGQAFGESSNYFEFGWDNKVGGVNVLVAKEVLQNNVTAIAAYKDTAEKMMCSFLPETNGPHMSYTPGGLIYKPGSTQLQNTAALSFLLLTYADYLSTSSQQLNCGNLKFQPDSLRRIVKRQVDYVLGDNPMKLSYMIGYGERYPGLIHHRGSSIPSVTVHPAAFGCIAGWNIFSSPNPNPNILIGAVIGGPDVDDRFIGGRTNASETEPTTYINAPFVGVFAYFKSNPNFS